A stretch of the Campylobacter concisus genome encodes the following:
- the sdhA gene encoding 8-methylmenaquinol:fumarate reductase flavoprotein subunit: MSEKFTRREFLQSACISVGALATTAGATNVFAGELPKGNESGLPSVDVLIIGSGGAGLRAATAVRKQYPNSTVVVATKMMPSRNATCMAEGGINGVTDFSNGDSFKLHAYDTVKGAAYLADQDAVVKFCEAAGAVIHELDHNGMLFSRIDNGDVSRKDNGDVAFRFMGGASKKRCNYAADKTGHVLMHACLDDAITAGVKFLMDHELLEIGLEDGKVEGVVLRNIQDGQIYPVLCKSLVIATGGYTRIFYNRTSVPFIATGDGIAAALKAGLGFEDPEMLQFHPTGVQNGGTLITEAARGEGGYLLNNKGERFMKNYHEKMELAPRDVVARAIETEIREGRGFGEGMSAYVLCDVRHLGKDTIMKKLPKIRHTAMLFQNIDLIEQPVPIRPTAHYSMGGIEVAKFDDMSTKIPGIYVGGEASCVSIHGANRLGGNSLTDAVVTGDLAGKGAGAYAQNAKFASGKKTSELAKMWQDKFKAIATGEGGVNDMYALREELGKNNWDLMGIFRTGAKLDQLSKNLEAIQAKYDTIKVPNKNPVMNTAFTDYVELGNLILLSRAACLAAQNRLESRGAHTREDYPKRDDVNFLKHSIVTLKDGKLELSYKDVVTGIFSLDGKKPE, from the coding sequence ATGAGTGAAAAATTTACCAGAAGAGAATTTCTACAAAGTGCTTGTATCAGCGTAGGTGCGCTAGCTACAACAGCTGGTGCAACCAATGTTTTTGCTGGTGAGTTGCCAAAAGGCAATGAAAGTGGCTTACCATCTGTTGATGTGCTAATAATCGGCTCTGGCGGTGCTGGACTTCGTGCAGCAACAGCCGTTCGCAAGCAATATCCAAACTCAACCGTCGTTGTTGCTACAAAGATGATGCCATCACGTAATGCGACCTGTATGGCGGAGGGCGGAATAAACGGCGTTACTGACTTTAGTAATGGCGATAGCTTTAAGCTTCACGCTTATGACACAGTTAAAGGTGCGGCTTATCTTGCTGATCAAGATGCAGTTGTGAAATTTTGCGAGGCAGCAGGCGCAGTCATTCACGAGCTAGACCACAATGGCATGCTCTTTTCTCGTATAGACAATGGCGACGTGTCCCGTAAAGATAATGGCGACGTGGCATTTCGTTTCATGGGTGGCGCTAGCAAAAAACGCTGTAACTACGCAGCTGATAAAACTGGCCACGTTTTGATGCATGCCTGTCTTGACGACGCTATCACAGCTGGCGTTAAATTTTTAATGGATCATGAGCTACTTGAGATCGGTCTTGAGGATGGCAAGGTTGAAGGCGTCGTTCTTCGCAACATCCAAGATGGTCAAATTTACCCAGTTCTTTGCAAATCTCTTGTCATCGCAACTGGCGGATACACTAGAATTTTTTATAACCGCACATCAGTTCCATTTATAGCAACTGGTGATGGCATCGCTGCTGCGCTTAAAGCAGGTCTTGGTTTTGAAGATCCTGAGATGCTTCAGTTTCACCCAACTGGCGTTCAAAATGGTGGCACACTAATCACAGAAGCTGCTCGCGGTGAAGGTGGATACTTGTTAAACAACAAGGGCGAGCGCTTTATGAAAAACTATCACGAAAAGATGGAGCTAGCTCCTCGTGACGTCGTTGCTCGTGCGATCGAGACAGAAATTCGCGAAGGTAGAGGCTTTGGCGAGGGTATGAGCGCTTATGTGCTTTGTGACGTTCGCCACCTTGGCAAAGATACTATTATGAAAAAGCTTCCAAAAATTCGCCACACAGCTATGCTTTTCCAAAATATCGATCTAATCGAGCAACCAGTGCCTATTCGCCCAACAGCTCACTACTCAATGGGTGGTATAGAGGTAGCAAAATTTGACGATATGAGCACAAAAATCCCTGGAATTTATGTAGGTGGCGAGGCTTCATGCGTATCTATCCACGGTGCAAACCGCCTTGGTGGAAATAGCCTAACTGACGCAGTTGTAACTGGCGATCTAGCTGGCAAGGGTGCTGGTGCTTATGCTCAAAATGCAAAATTTGCAAGCGGTAAAAAGACTTCTGAGCTAGCAAAAATGTGGCAGGATAAATTTAAAGCCATAGCAACAGGCGAAGGCGGTGTAAACGACATGTATGCTCTTCGCGAGGAGCTTGGTAAAAACAACTGGGATCTAATGGGTATCTTTAGAACTGGCGCAAAACTTGATCAGCTCTCTAAAAATTTAGAAGCTATCCAAGCAAAATATGACACCATCAAAGTGCCAAATAAAAACCCAGTAATGAACACAGCATTTACTGACTATGTCGAGCTTGGCAACCTTATACTTCTTTCTCGTGCA
- a CDS encoding ABC transporter substrate-binding protein, with the protein MLSSSVETIIASKTQVVFGPIGMMFDKNSKAQLESAGIAVVKIDKFQSIKEIQDSFSKIAEIWGEKSIKGAREFNDYFNDNIKFVSQKTANLTPKKRVLVLNYNSGNFNTISSKDIGAEYISVAGGINLSSELSDGDFKISKSINEEQVIIFNPDIIITNSQKSADAIAKNASFAKLKAVQNGEIFVVPSGVYLWSVRSAEGALYPLWLAKTFYPEQFSDLNLEQKTREFYERFYNYKLSDSELKEILHPKGEF; encoded by the coding sequence ATGCTAAGTAGTAGCGTCGAGACTATCATAGCGTCAAAAACGCAAGTTGTTTTTGGGCCAATTGGCATGATGTTTGATAAAAATAGCAAGGCTCAGCTAGAGAGCGCTGGTATCGCGGTTGTAAAGATAGATAAATTTCAAAGCATCAAAGAGATACAAGATAGCTTTAGCAAGATCGCTGAAATTTGGGGCGAAAAGAGCATAAAAGGGGCGCGTGAGTTTAATGACTATTTTAACGACAACATAAAATTTGTAAGCCAAAAAACAGCAAATTTAACGCCAAAAAAGAGAGTTTTGGTGCTTAACTATAACTCAGGAAACTTTAACACCATCAGCTCAAAAGATATCGGCGCTGAGTATATTAGTGTGGCTGGTGGTATAAATTTAAGCTCAGAGCTAAGCGATGGGGATTTTAAAATTTCAAAATCGATAAATGAAGAGCAAGTCATCATCTTTAACCCAGACATAATCATCACAAATTCACAAAAAAGCGCCGATGCTATCGCTAAAAATGCATCATTTGCCAAGCTAAAAGCTGTGCAAAATGGAGAAATTTTTGTAGTGCCAAGTGGCGTTTATCTTTGGAGCGTAAGAAGTGCTGAAGGTGCGCTTTATCCGCTTTGGCTGGCTAAGACATTTTACCCAGAGCAGTTTAGCGATCTAAATTTAGAGCAAAAAACAAGAGAGTTTTACGAGAGATTTTATAACTACAAGCTAAGTGATAGCGAGCTAAAAGAAATTTTGCACCCAAAGGGTGAATTTTGA
- a CDS encoding ATP-binding cassette domain-containing protein, which translates to MKFEIKNLSCGYDKKVVIENFNTNLQDGDIFCLLGSNGVGKTTTFKTILGFLKPLGGEILIDGKDALKMSEKERASFISYVPQAHTPPFAFSVFDVVMMSANARLGIFERPSKEDEKIALDALKTLNLESFKDKIYTDLSGGERQMALIARALAQRSKVMLLDEPTANLDFGNQMRVLKEIKKLAKQGYIIILTSHQPEQVFYLNAKVAMLGRDKNYIYGEASEVMNGENLKKIYGVDIRVVKNIIDEREHYSCVMVD; encoded by the coding sequence GTGAAATTTGAGATAAAAAATTTAAGCTGCGGCTACGATAAAAAGGTCGTTATAGAAAATTTCAATACAAATTTACAAGATGGCGACATTTTTTGCCTGCTTGGTAGCAACGGTGTTGGCAAAACGACAACATTTAAGACGATACTTGGCTTTTTAAAGCCACTTGGGGGAGAAATTTTAATAGACGGCAAAGACGCGCTAAAGATGAGCGAGAAAGAGCGAGCAAGCTTTATAAGCTACGTCCCGCAAGCTCACACTCCGCCATTTGCCTTTAGCGTTTTTGACGTGGTGATGATGAGTGCAAATGCAAGACTTGGTATATTTGAACGCCCTAGCAAAGAGGATGAAAAGATAGCGCTAGACGCGTTAAAGACGCTAAATTTAGAGAGCTTTAAAGATAAAATTTACACCGATCTAAGTGGTGGCGAGCGGCAAATGGCGCTGATAGCTAGGGCATTAGCGCAACGCTCAAAGGTGATGCTACTTGACGAGCCAACGGCAAATTTAGACTTTGGCAATCAAATGCGAGTTTTAAAAGAGATAAAAAAGCTCGCAAAGCAAGGCTATATCATCATCTTAACCTCTCATCAACCAGAGCAGGTCTTTTATCTAAATGCAAAGGTTGCGATGCTTGGACGGGATAAAAACTACATCTACGGCGAGGCTAGCGAGGTGATGAATGGCGAAAATTTAAAGAAAATTTACGGCGTAGATATACGAGTGGTGAAAAATATCATCGATGAGCGCGAGCATTACTCTTGCGTGATGGTGGATTGA
- a CDS encoding class I SAM-dependent methyltransferase, giving the protein MQGLVDYQAILERVFLPTLQKVKGKDGGVNWDDVANMYNEMTRMEAASTLNLLSNLPITKDDSVLDVGCGPARLSVPLAKLAKSVSALDPFAKMLEYAKKNAKEAGAKNINFIQKDWSDEQSLKDIPKHDIVLASRSVGLFDIKKLCKFAKKYVVMTSFLMDYPSLKTFWQDFLKGIKDEKEAGLSDRRFGYNFIFNIAYDMGANPNLKIIDTIFERDFASLEEAFSYFRFVGEIAPEKEEIYKRNVEEVSY; this is encoded by the coding sequence ATGCAAGGGCTGGTTGATTATCAAGCGATTTTGGAGCGAGTGTTTTTGCCTACTTTGCAAAAAGTAAAGGGCAAAGATGGTGGCGTAAATTGGGACGATGTCGCAAATATGTATAACGAGATGACGCGCATGGAGGCAGCTTCTACGCTAAATTTACTCTCAAACCTGCCTATCACAAAAGATGATAGCGTGCTTGACGTGGGATGTGGTCCAGCAAGGCTTAGCGTGCCACTTGCAAAGCTAGCAAAGAGCGTAAGTGCGCTAGATCCGTTTGCAAAAATGCTTGAGTATGCCAAGAAAAATGCAAAAGAGGCTGGAGCGAAAAATATAAATTTCATCCAAAAAGACTGGAGTGATGAGCAGAGTTTAAAAGATATACCAAAACACGATATCGTACTAGCATCACGCTCAGTTGGGCTTTTTGATATAAAAAAGCTTTGCAAATTTGCTAAAAAATATGTCGTGATGACCTCTTTTTTAATGGATTATCCAAGCTTAAAAACGTTCTGGCAAGACTTCTTAAAAGGGATAAAAGATGAAAAAGAGGCAGGTCTTAGTGATAGGAGATTTGGCTACAACTTTATCTTTAACATCGCTTACGACATGGGAGCAAATCCAAATTTAAAGATAATAGATACCATTTTTGAGAGGGATTTTGCTAGCCTTGAAGAGGCGTTTTCTTATTTTAGATTTGTCGGTGAGATCGCGCCCGAAAAAGAAGAAATTTACAAACGAAACGTAGAAGAAGTATCTTATTAA